In Gadus chalcogrammus isolate NIFS_2021 chromosome 1, NIFS_Gcha_1.0, whole genome shotgun sequence, the sequence TGTTGCTCACAAACAGTTGTCATGATGCTTTATTTATAGGATGTTGTGATAGGATTTGGCCCCATCAACATCTTGTTGGCATGCACGCCAAGCAATTGGAATTAGATTGAGAGAgcgggtgggagggagagagagaggcagacagagagggagagagactgagattaagagagagagagagggagattgagcgagagagagaatgacaaaTAAGAGAATAAAGTGGATATGAATATAGTACCGTGAGACAGAAAGGTAACAGGcaatttaaaacatttggacaCATTAGAACATCTCATAGTGGTGTCACTCTCGATCCTGGGTCATTTTATGACTAGGCATAAGATAAATCTAGATATATCTTGCATCTATATTGTATATCTATCTTAGATCTAGATATATCTAGATATAATATACATCTTAGATCTAGAAATATCTACATACATCTTATATCTAGATATATCTAGATACATCGTATATCTAAATACATCTACATACATCTTATgtctatatatactatatatatagatacatcgTATATCGAAATACATCTACACACATCTTATACCTAGCTACATTGTATATCTAAATACATCTACATACATCTTATATCTAGATATATCTAGttatatagagatatatctatgtatatattttatctacGTTTCCGTACCAGTTGCTCTTCCAGGTGTGCCTGACGTCGTAGTCGGTGATGGAGTGCTTGTCCGCCTGCTCGTCCAGGAAGTCGAACATGTACTTGATGGCCAGCGGCAGAGCGCTGCCCCGGTGGGCCGTGCTGAAGATGGTCTCAAACAGGTCGTCCACAAACTTCTGCAGCGTGCCCTGAAACcagcacagagggagagagggggcttCACGCTTATGAAACCAGGAGAGAGGGGGCTTCACTCTCATGAAACCAGGAGAGAGGGGGCTTCACTCTTATGAAACCAGGAGAGAGGGGGCTTCACTCTTATGAAACCAGGAGAGAGGGGGCTTCACTCTTATGAAACCAGGAGAGAGGGGGCTTCACTCTTATGAaaccaggagagagggagagagggagcttcACTCAACaagcagaaggagagagggggctcAACTGTCTGTCTCAGACGCCTTCACACAGGGGGCTTAGACTCTCAGTCCACAGACTGAAGCAGTCACACTGGGGGCTTCAGACGCATTCACACAGGGGCCTCAACTCTCAGGCCACAGATCCATTCAAACAGGGCGCTTCAGCTCTCAGTTTCAGACGCAATCACACAGGGGGCTTCAACTCTCAGTCTATtgacagacacattcacacaggggGCTTCAACTATCAGTCTATAGACGCCTTCACGCAGGCACCTCACGGCCAGACCGGCACGCAGAACACTCAACAACGACAGAAAATTGTTTGGAATAACAAAATCAAAATGTGAATCGCAGAGGCGCTTTAGAAACCCAGAATAAAAGTCAGGCTCGCTCCTCGTTCGGCCCCACGGGGAGTTGTCTCCCAATCACATGAGAGGTGTGATTAAAtggatttgttttgaacacTTTTACCAGCAGAGTGGGAACACTGTGATAGGTGACAGCTTGAGATGTGTGGGCTCCGTGTTCAGCCGACACCGAGCGTTTCATGGATAGGAGCTGCAAGGTCTAGTCTAGTGTGCTTGAGGGTCTCCCTGGGCTAAACCCCCCTGACCTCCATTGCTTCCTATTGAAGCCACTACTGATAGAGCCTCGCTGATGAAGAATATCTTCTTTTTAGGAAACTTCGGACAGCAGaatatttgaatacattttagagcatgatcatgggaagaaGTTACCGAGAATACATCCAGTAAGACAAAGGGtgaacaagattcttatagggaaacgTTCTCATCGTGGGTAGTTGATACAAAGGTGAGGGGAAGTGAACATCGTGGAGAGTCTAGCATTGGTCTTCGCTGATGTCAGCCATGACGGGAAAGGCCAAGTTAAACTGCAATACACTATGGTTgaagtggacatgtctgcaaggcTTCAAGTCAGTTAGAGGAATCAGCAGAGATGTCAGTTGATTGGCCTTCGTATCAGACCCCGTGGCAATGCAAATACAAACTATCGAAGGAGAATGCATAGACATTCCTTTTCACATTGGCTAGGAATTATATGAACAGAGTTTATGCAATATTCGCGGTAACTTTGCTGCCCGTATCCTGCCATGATGATGCtctaaaattaaatcaaatatttggcTGTCCGAAGAGTCCTAAAAATAAGTTATCCTTCATCAGTAATTATATAAACAGGGTTTATATAATTTGTGTAATTGTATTTCATAGTCACGATTACAGTTTTCTCTCCTAAAAGTCTGAGGACAGAGAATAGCATTCAGTGTTTCAGCTCGCTGTTTCCATCATTGGTCAGGCTCCAGAAAGACCAGTTTGGTTCCCCCACCGTTTGTGTGCGGCTCTGATCCGAGGCCTGATAGGGCCCCCCCCAGGAGCCTGTGTTATCATGGTGGGGCCCCTGCCCGTGTTGTCATGGGAGCCGTCCACACTCGCAGACCGGGAGCCCAGCCTGAGGATTTGGACCGAGTCCTCCGGCTCGTCTCCCAAAAAGCACCGCATTATATCAAGCTAAATtaatctccatggcaacagtgtttttttttgtgtccttGCTTTGAATTCTCGCCATGATCCAATTTACGAAAAATagtaacacatgcacacacaacaagcgcctacacacacacacacacacacacacgctcgcttGAAACATGGATATCGCAGGAAACATCAGACACACAGCGAGGAATCAGCTAGGAATAGAGACAGGTAGAAAGGGAGTAGAATGCAGACGACGGAGAGCtgttgagagagagaccggTAAACCGAGGgctacacagacagagagacaggcagcgaCACAGACGGCCAGAGTCGTTTCTGCGTCGCGTGTTTTGCCTCCGAGGAACTGCCGCCCCATAAACCATCGCGTTCTTCTACCTCAACCAATGAGCCGTCTCCtgctcacctgtcaatcaaccccCCCAAACCCGCCCTCTGCTGCACATCTGCCTTCATATCCAGTGTTTCAGGATGAACCTCTACACAGCTGTGTGTTACCGTGGTGATGGGATGAGTACGTGTGTGACCGTGGTGATCTGATGAGTGTGTGTTACCACGGTGACGtgacgagtgtgtgtggtggtaccttggtggagtgtgtgtgttaccgtggTGACGTGACTAGTGTGTTACCATGGCGACGTGACGAGTGTGTGCTACCGGGGTGACGTGACTCGCGCTTGGGGTACCAGAAGGCccgacgatgtgtgtgtgtgttaccgtggTGACTTGACGAGTGTGGGGTACCGCGGTGATGTGACGACTGTGTGTTACCACGGTGCCGTGAGGATTGTCTGTTACCGTGGCGACGTGACGATGGTGTGTTACCGCGGTGACGATATGATCCTGGGCCTGCTCTCTCGGTTACATGACGAGTGTGAGTCACCGAAGTGACTTGACGAGCGTGTTTCGACGTGACGAGTCTGCGTAGCTGTGGCGACGTTATGAGTTTGTGCGGTACCTTGGACGAGTGTGTGCGTTACCGTGGTGACgtgacgagtgtgtgtgtgtgtgtgtgtgtgttaccctgaTGAGTGCGCGTGTGTACCTTGGTGGCCAGCAGCCGGGTGAGGTAGATCTCGGACACCATCTTGCTGCCGCGGTCGCCCTCGCGCTGGTCCGCCTGGTCGTGGTTCTTCACCAGGTGCCACAGCTTGGTGCCGCTCTCCAGGTCGGGGGTGATCATGGGCGTGCGAGACCGCAGGCTGTCTGGGCTGCTGGCCGTCCTGAGCATGCTCTCTgatggcgcgcacacacacacacacacacacacacacacacacacaggtatgcacaaacccacacacatagagaaGATATTATAATAGGAAGGATAGAGTCGTGTTTCCTGTGGGTCCTCAcagcccgagagagagagagagagagagagagagagagagagagagagagagagagaggcagagagaggcagagaggcagagaggcagagaggcagagaggcagagagagagagagagagagagagagagagagagaggggggggggacagagagagggggacagagagagattctgAGTGGCTCTAATTCCAAAGCCATCATGGCCACTTTCCACTGACAAAAGAGCGCCCGCTTTTAAGCCCCATTCACActggaaacacacatacacacacacacacacagacacgcacacacccaaatgCACTAACACGACTGCACACACAAATTcccacacaactacacacacatatctgcATGAATCACACAAGCTCCCACTTCTATTATAAATTGCATGGATCAGGGAAGCTAGGAAAAGGCCAGATCCCGGTATGCATATTATCACTCCCTGGCTCGTCCAACAGCAGactcatttattatttatcacGGCATTAATCCAATCATTTCATCTCTTTGCCTGGCCACTTGTTCCTCCACTATGGCAGTGGGCATGCATTGTGTTTGATCTTGTTTTTCGGTTAAAACAATCATCATCAATTTCCCATAACGCCATTCCTGTAATTAGACTGTTTTATGACTCGTTGGATTAACAGGAACATAACAGGAAGTAATTAGCGTGTTTCAAGTGATGCCTGCCCAGCCGTGGTTGCAATGTGAGGAGATTGCTCTAATTGGTGCACTTGTGGGTGTATGTCGAGCACATGACGTGAACGTGTGTCAGCATGTTTGTGGTGGAGGGGTCTGCGTGTCATGTGATGAATGGGTGACAGGCCCACGTTGACCGCTGGACAGATATGAGCCACGTCCTTTTGGAGACGTGCTGTTAGGAAGAGGGAACATGACAGCTCCCTCCTAGGCCTTCGGCTGGGGAGAATTAATGTCTGGTTGTTCGCTATCTGCATTCCCCAGgggtcctctccctctccctctccctctctctgggccgTCTACTTTAATGCCTGTCCTTAACTGACTGCCTGGAAATAGCCTTGGATGGGCTGATGGAGCTGGATAAAAAAGCATCGGTAttcagaggtggagagggagggagggagggagggagagggagagagggagagagggagggaaggagggggagagcaggggaaCAAGCTAGAGAGAAAGATAGTGAGAGAACACgctaaagagaaagagaaattgaaaaagaaggagagagagcgagagagcgagagagcgagagagagagaatgcaaaaaataaaagccaatcaTTGCAGCGATCAAAAAACGTAAACACAAAGACAGAAAAAACGAATGAATGGGGacaggagagtgaggagaatctataaagagagagcaagggatgGTAGAGAGACATGataggggatggagagagagagagagagagagagagagagagagagagagagagagagagagagagagagagagagagagagagagagagagagagagagagagagagagcgagagagagagagagcaagagcgacaGCGAGAGACCACAACAAACAAAGACGATCCATCTGGCTATGAAAGAGATTAACAGATGGTCAAGAGAGGTGCAGGTGAAGAGCGAGGTGGAGGTGAACAGAGCTGAAGGAGGAGTCCGTGAGTTTGTACCGTATCTGCTCAAGCTCttggtgaaggtggaggagttggagaTGTTGTAGGCGGAGTTCTGCTTGGGCACCAGGGCTATAACCGAACCGTCTGTCACCTACACAcacgggcagacacacacacacacacacacacacaaacacacacgtatacacacatacattataaAGTTTAGTCAGGGTTATGGtaagggctagggtcagggttaaggttagtGTTGGTGTGTATACCTGGTAGTGAGTTGAGTTAAGGTTAGTGTAAGtgctagggtcagggttaaggttagtGCGTGTACCTGCTAGTGAGTTGAGTTAAGGTTAGTGTTAAGGttagtgtgtgtacctggtagtGGGCCAAGGTGTTGAGTCTTTTCCAGTCGTTGTCGATCTTGGTGGTCACATCCTCGTCCTGCAGGATGATTCGGGCTAACCGGCCCTGACGCCACTCTGAGGACGGAGAGGAGGTTTAGACACTGGAGggatgtgtgagagtgtgttgagTGTGGCTGGTGTGATGTGGATGTGAGCGTAAGATAAAGGTGAGGATAAAGGatgtgagtgtgttgacatggagGTGCGGGAAGTGACTGTGAGGAGCGTGAGTGTGGCTGGTGTGGTGTGGATGTGAGTCAGATCAAGGTGAGGTTGAAGGATGTGAGTGGGTGCTGAGATAGATGTGAGGGGAGTGGATGTGAGGGGTGTGAGGGTTTGTTAAAATGGAATTGAGGTTAGTGTGATGTGTGACGTGAGTGTGAGATGAAGGTGGATGTGAGAGGGGGGGCTGCCCGGGGGTCTCACCCAGGTCCATGTCGGCGGCCTTGGGCCTCTGGGAGTACGGGCTGCCCTTGTACACCGCGTCCAGGAGCTTCTCCTTCACCTGCATCACCGTGTCGCAGTTCAGACACTTGACCGTCACCTCCAGCCCGTTCTCGTTCTCGGGGTTCACGCAGTGCAGTGTCTGGAGCCAGGGACATAGGGGCTGCTTAGTCTAACTGTTGCCTGATGAGCTTAGACTGTACGTGAACAGTATTGATTAAATCGTATAAAATACCAGTTTTTTGTAGTCTTATGGTTGCCTGATGAGCTTATACTGTATATCAATGGTAtagaatatatcatatataatacCAGTGTTTTGTAGTCCATCTGTTGCCTGATGACTTAAGTCAACAGTATTGATTATATCCTATATAGTACGAGCTTGTCCTGTATATAAAGTGTATAGTATATATCCTCTATAGTACCAATGTCTTGTAGTCTATCTGCTGTCTGATGAGCTTGTCCTGTATATAACGTTATGGTATGTATCCTCTATAGTACCAGTGTCTTGTAGTCTATCTGCTGTCTGATGAGCTTGTCCTGTATATAACGTTATGGTATGTATCCTCTATAGTACCAGTGTCTTGTAGTCTATCTGCTGTCTGATGAGCTTGTCCTGTGTATAACGTTATGGTATGTATCCTCTATAGTACCAGTGTCTTGTAGTCTATCTGCTGTCTGATGAGCTTGTCCTGTATATAACGTTATGGTTTATATCCTCTATAGTACCAGTGTCTTGTAGTCTATCTGCTGTCTGATGAGCTTGTCCTGTATATAACGTTATGGTATGTATCCTCTATAGTACCAGTGTCTTGTAGTCTATCTGCTGTCTGATGAGCTTGTCCTGTGTATAACGTTATGGTATGTATCCTCTATAGTACCAGTGTCTTGTAGTCTATCTGCTGTCTGATGAGCTTGTCCTCGCTCAGCGAGTAGCGTGCCTCCCCGGTGATGGCGTCGATGGGGCCCTTCTCCATCTGCTGCTTCATGGCACAGTACAGCATGAAGAGAGGCTCCCCCGCACACTCCTGGTAGAGagacacccagagagagagagagagagagagagagagagagagagagagagaggggaaacacacacacatacaggggtggagggggtatggagagagagttgaagagagagaaacacagattGAGGTGGAGGCATGGAGGAAGAAGGGTAGGGcgggagagtaggagagagagagaaccgtcgagagagagagagagggggggagaagagagggtatATTCAATTTTCAAACAACTTTATTAACATCAGACTAACAACTTCCACAACTCACAAAGTGGATTAGAGTTTTAAAAGCATTAGAACGGTTATGAAATCAAATCTGCATAAATAAACATCCCTGCCACCTGAGGCCCCTGCGCAGAGTTTTGTCACAAACATTTTCCACTTCTCATTTCGTTTTCATTTGCATGCGTCTCCCCAGCCGTAGAAAGGCTGTTGTTTACCGAGCGTGTTCTACGATTCCTCAACCACAACGCGTCGCTTAACTTTTTTAAATGTCAGGCAGCACAGAAAAACAAGTtaatcaagagagagagcgagctccCCACTGCGATTCGCACgcaaccctttttttaaaagttCAGTTCTCCGTAACGCTTTGCGTCTGCGCTCGGCCGCGGAGATTAGTCGTAGCTTTACGTAATTTGATTATTTCTGGCACTTCCAGAAGGGACGGTTGTGCCGTCGGAACGTCTAAGTTATGCGGACAGATTAGCTTCGGAATAACTTCACAACCGCTGCGTGTCCGCGGGGccccggagagggagagagcgtcaACACGATCCCAACGCCGTCGCTACGATGGAACCAGCAGCTGCCTGCTCGCGTTCCCAGTTCACCGACACACTGCTGCACTGGTGCTAATGGGAGGGGTCTGAGCTTCACGCCTTGCTCCTAGAGCGCGCGATTCAGATGTTCCATCTCTGTGGAATGAGAAGGCCCTGAGCTGAGATGTTGAGGGTTTGTTGAATGTATATCTTTTCACCTTGCTTGTCGGCTAGGAtgaaagtgtttgtttgttaaatgaTGCTTTCATGTGCGGTGAGTTTGGTGTTTTTTATTGAGAAACGATCAGTTTGACATACATATGCTATAAAGACATCAAGATGCATCCTTCCCTCCGTCCTCTGCTCCTCGCTCAGTTTCACTTGCAACAAATCGTATCATTCCCACCCTCATCCCctcttctctgtccctctgagtCACCCCATCAAGTCGTGAAGGCGTACTCCAGTTCCAAACTCCTCCCAGTGGCTCTGACCTCCGCCCTCGGGCCCCTCCCCTCATTAGGTGGAGTTCTACTAATGATTCCAGATGGTTCGACTTAAAGCACTGGAGAGAGCTTTCACTGCCTCAACCTGATCCTGCACCTCTGTTGTGgtgccctcctcttcctcctcctcctcactcctccttaTAGACTCCtaccccatcctctctctctctccctcccttttacactctctctctctctctctctctctctgtctctctctctctcccccccccccaatttttctctctctct encodes:
- the LOC130386494 gene encoding plexin-A1-like isoform X1, yielding MRVLFPGIEDHPVLKEMEVRVQANVEKALTLFGQLLTKKHFLLTFIRTLEAQRSFSMRDRGNVASLIMTALQGELEYATGVLKQLLSDLIDKNLDSKNHPKLLLRRTESVAEKMLTNWFTFLLFKFLKECAGEPLFMLYCAMKQQMEKGPIDAITGEARYSLSEDKLIRQQIDYKTLTLHCVNPENENGLEVTVKCLNCDTVMQVKEKLLDAVYKGSPYSQRPKAADMDLEWRQGRLARIILQDEDVTTKIDNDWKRLNTLAHYQVTDGSVIALVPKQNSAYNISNSSTFTKSLSRYESMLRTASSPDSLRSRTPMITPDLESGTKLWHLVKNHDQADQREGDRGSKMVSEIYLTRLLATKGTLQKFVDDLFETIFSTAHRGSALPLAIKYMFDFLDEQADKHSITDYDVRHTWKSNCLPLRFWVNVIKNPHFVFDIHKNSITDACLSVVAQTFMDSCSTSEHKLGKDSPSNKLLYAKDIPNYKSWVERYYSDISRMPAISDQDMSAYLAEQSRIHLSQFNSMSALHEIYTYIAKYKDEILTALQKDDQCRRQRLRSKLEQVIDTMAQAS
- the LOC130386494 gene encoding plexin-A1-like isoform X2; this translates as MRVLFPGIEDHPVLKEMEVQANVEKALTLFGQLLTKKHFLLTFIRTLEAQRSFSMRDRGNVASLIMTALQGELEYATGVLKQLLSDLIDKNLDSKNHPKLLLRRTESVAEKMLTNWFTFLLFKFLKECAGEPLFMLYCAMKQQMEKGPIDAITGEARYSLSEDKLIRQQIDYKTLTLHCVNPENENGLEVTVKCLNCDTVMQVKEKLLDAVYKGSPYSQRPKAADMDLEWRQGRLARIILQDEDVTTKIDNDWKRLNTLAHYQVTDGSVIALVPKQNSAYNISNSSTFTKSLSRYESMLRTASSPDSLRSRTPMITPDLESGTKLWHLVKNHDQADQREGDRGSKMVSEIYLTRLLATKGTLQKFVDDLFETIFSTAHRGSALPLAIKYMFDFLDEQADKHSITDYDVRHTWKSNCLPLRFWVNVIKNPHFVFDIHKNSITDACLSVVAQTFMDSCSTSEHKLGKDSPSNKLLYAKDIPNYKSWVERYYSDISRMPAISDQDMSAYLAEQSRIHLSQFNSMSALHEIYTYIAKYKDEILTALQKDDQCRRQRLRSKLEQVIDTMAQAS